Proteins co-encoded in one Arachis hypogaea cultivar Tifrunner chromosome 11, arahy.Tifrunner.gnm2.J5K5, whole genome shotgun sequence genomic window:
- the LOC112720151 gene encoding uncharacterized protein, producing the protein MYSTRPRSVLKKDVNALSEAPSSSEGPNSGYLVLQDEEAQSYWFFGLLKNRNISHFPFPQSKNLTVSYTVSRGRNKSKTYYDKVMFIPVLNQPLSSNRYYVIWRKGKHQGEACTSSTEEDMGTCLCCNFVKDVKPRPLDPFNQYQQFEIIKKSSGFLAKSVAPDGFPPLFLRRKGWKGWKVAASTPKNYNLEEALGLNQLLRGQLPAFDFPLSNDSSGSVVIGKWYCPFMFVKEGMELKDQMKRSVFYTLTLEQRWEKILSMKNSSVIGSKGNDVVLVDVVVETEFATVGGKEADWDEGNGVDGVVWFSVEREVSVGLNLVIVKRMKWEQERGGWLGRNKRQERIIREEKFGGAIKWENFGCYVLVESFVLKRMDGSFVLTYGFRHTHQIMCKWE; encoded by the exons ATGTATTCTACAAGGCCTCGTTCAGTGTTAAAGAAAGACGTTAATGCCCTTTCTGAGGCACCTTCTTCTTCAGAGGGTCCAAATTCAGGTTATCTTGTTCTCCAAGATGAAGAAGCACAAAGCTACTGGTTCTTTGGTTTGTTGAAAAACAGAAACATCAGCCATTTCCCTTTTCCTCAGAGCAAGAATCTGACCGTCAGTTATACTGTTAGTAGAGGAAGAAATAAGTCCAAAACGTATTACGACAAAGTTATGTTCATTCCAGTTCTTAATCAGCCCTTGTCTTCCAACCGCTACTATGTTATATGGAGGAAAGGAAAGCATCAAGG GGAGGCATGTACAAGCTCAACGGAAGAGGATATGGGAACTTGTTTATGCTGCAATTTTGTGAAAGATGTTAAACCAAGACCTTTGGACCCCTTCAACCAATATCAACAATTCGAGATAATCAAGAAGAGTTCTGGTTTCCTTGCAAAGTCTGTTGCTCCTGATGGGTTCCCTCCTTTATTCTTAAGGAGGAAAGGTTGGAAAGGTTGGAAAGTTGCAGCTTCTACACCCAAGAATTACAATTTGGAAGAAGCTCTTGGCCTAAATCAATTGTTGCGCGGTCAATTACCGGCATTCGATTTCCCATTGTCTAATGATAGTTCTGGTTCTGTGGTTATTGGGAAGTGGTACTGTCCATTTATGTTTGTGAAGGAAGGAATGGAACTCAAGGACCAAATGAAAAGATCTGTGTTTTACACATTGACACTTGAGCAAAGATGGGAGAAGATTTTGTCAATGAAGAATAGTAGTGTTATTGGTAGTAAAGGTAATGATGTGGTGTTAGTGGATGTTGTTGTTGAAACAGAATTTGCTACAGTGGGTGGAAAGGAAGCTGATTGGGATGAAGGAAATGGTGTTGATGGAGTGGTTTGGTTTAGTGTGGAAAGAGAGGTTagtgttggattgaatttggttaTTGTGAAGAGAATGAAATGGGAGCAAGAAAGAGGTGGTTGGTTGGGTAGGAATAAGAGGCAGGAGAGGATAattagagaagagaaatttggaGGGGCTATTAAATGGGAAAATTTTGGGTGTTATGTGCTTGTGGAAAGCTTTGTTTTGAAGAGAATGGATGGAAGCTTTGTGTTAACTTATGGTTTCAGACACACTCATCAAATTATGTGTAAATGGGAGTGA